The uncultured Cohaesibacter sp. genome window below encodes:
- a CDS encoding thymidylate synthase produces the protein MQTYLDLLAHILDNGTDKGDRTGTGTRSVFGYQMRFDLAKGFPLLTTKKLHLRSIIHELLWFLAGDTNIGYLKQHKVRIWDEWADANGDLGPVYGHQWRSWPARDGGTIDQISQLIAQIKANPDSRRLIVTAWNPADVDRMALPPCHCLFQFYVADGRLSCQLYQRSADVFLGVPFNIASYALLTMMVAQVCDLQPGDFVHSLGDAHLYSNHFEQARLQLSRAPRALPTMAINPDKRDIFGFVFEDFELKDYDPHPHIAAQVAV, from the coding sequence ATGCAGACCTATCTGGATTTGTTGGCACATATCTTGGACAACGGCACCGACAAGGGTGATCGTACCGGAACCGGTACGCGGTCGGTTTTCGGCTATCAGATGCGGTTCGATCTTGCCAAGGGCTTTCCTCTGCTGACCACCAAGAAGCTGCATCTGCGCTCGATCATCCACGAGCTTTTGTGGTTTCTGGCCGGGGATACCAATATCGGCTATCTCAAGCAACACAAGGTGCGGATCTGGGATGAATGGGCCGACGCGAATGGCGATCTGGGGCCGGTCTATGGCCATCAGTGGCGCTCCTGGCCAGCAAGGGATGGGGGCACGATCGACCAGATCAGCCAGCTGATCGCACAGATCAAGGCCAACCCTGATAGCCGCCGTCTGATCGTGACCGCGTGGAACCCGGCCGATGTCGACCGGATGGCACTGCCACCCTGCCACTGCCTGTTCCAGTTCTATGTGGCCGATGGACGCCTGTCCTGCCAGCTCTACCAGCGGTCGGCGGATGTCTTCCTCGGGGTTCCGTTCAATATCGCTTCCTATGCCCTGCTGACCATGATGGTGGCGCAGGTGTGCGATCTTCAGCCCGGTGACTTTGTACACAGCCTCGGTGACGCGCATCTCTATTCGAACCATTTCGAACAGGCCCGTCTGCAGCTGAGCCGCGCACCACGGGCCTTGCCGACCATGGCGATCAATCCCGACAAGCGGGACATCTTTGGGTTTGTCTTCGAGGATTTCGAGCTCAAGGACTATGATCCACATCCGCACATTGCCGCTCAGGTTGCGGTTTGA
- a CDS encoding Do family serine endopeptidase, with amino-acid sequence MKRMLNGLPFGLSGAGFCRFFAIVVACTAGMTLTAPVMAETTPEQGMHETAKGPRSVADLAERLTPAVVNISTISLVAAEGAVPMPKVPDGSPFKKFFDDYFDEDLGPDADRKRSMQSLGSGFVIDAKGLIVTNYHVISEADRINVKFHDGSSLRADLIGFDSKTDLAVLKVEAGKPLATVSFGGAEALRVGDWVMAIGNPFGLGGSVSIGIVSARNRNINSGPYDDFIQTDAAINRGNSGGPLFDMYGNVVGVNTAIISPTGSSIGLGFAIPSDIVARVVGQLKEYGEARRGWLGVRIQELSVDLAEGLGVSEVRGALVTWVNPEGPAFEAGLKSGDVILSYDGKRIEEVKDLTRMVAETDAGKTVSLEVARKGQIMTSAVTVAQQADQSHGEAKKRMAMANGASLFGMTLTRLNPSERKKHHLGEDVEGVVVASVEPDSQADLKGIEPGMVIVEMNQEIVSSPNDLVERLDRLKDAKGKRTVLLLVAKPDGGELEFVSLKFDDAITGAGDKPVAAAGEK; translated from the coding sequence ATGAAGCGTATGCTCAATGGTCTGCCCTTCGGGCTGTCCGGTGCCGGTTTTTGCCGGTTTTTTGCCATTGTGGTTGCCTGCACTGCGGGAATGACGCTGACAGCGCCTGTCATGGCCGAGACGACCCCTGAACAGGGCATGCATGAAACCGCCAAGGGGCCACGCAGCGTGGCCGACCTTGCCGAGCGCCTGACCCCGGCCGTGGTCAATATCTCCACGATCTCGCTTGTTGCCGCCGAAGGGGCTGTTCCCATGCCCAAGGTGCCAGACGGCTCACCCTTCAAGAAATTCTTTGACGACTATTTTGACGAGGATCTCGGGCCGGACGCAGACCGCAAGCGCAGCATGCAGTCGCTCGGCTCTGGTTTCGTGATCGATGCCAAGGGACTGATCGTTACCAACTATCACGTGATTTCCGAAGCGGATCGGATCAATGTGAAGTTTCATGATGGCTCCAGCCTGCGGGCCGATCTCATCGGCTTTGACAGCAAGACGGATCTGGCGGTGCTCAAGGTCGAGGCAGGCAAGCCGCTTGCCACGGTTTCCTTCGGAGGTGCCGAGGCGCTGCGGGTCGGTGACTGGGTCATGGCGATCGGCAATCCGTTCGGGCTTGGCGGCTCGGTTTCCATCGGCATCGTGTCGGCGCGCAATCGCAACATCAACAGTGGTCCCTATGACGATTTCATCCAGACGGACGCGGCAATCAACCGGGGCAATTCGGGCGGGCCGCTGTTTGACATGTATGGCAATGTCGTGGGGGTGAATACCGCGATCATTTCTCCCACCGGGTCATCGATCGGGCTCGGTTTTGCCATTCCCTCTGACATCGTTGCCCGTGTCGTGGGGCAGCTGAAGGAATATGGCGAAGCACGACGTGGCTGGCTTGGTGTGCGCATTCAGGAGCTGTCCGTCGATCTGGCCGAAGGGCTCGGGGTCAGCGAGGTGCGTGGCGCACTGGTCACCTGGGTCAACCCGGAAGGGCCTGCCTTTGAGGCTGGTTTGAAGTCGGGAGACGTCATTCTGAGCTATGATGGCAAGCGGATTGAAGAGGTCAAGGATCTGACACGAATGGTTGCCGAAACGGATGCAGGCAAGACCGTCTCGCTGGAAGTGGCGCGCAAGGGCCAGATCATGACGAGCGCGGTGACCGTGGCCCAACAGGCCGATCAGAGCCATGGCGAGGCGAAGAAGCGGATGGCGATGGCCAATGGTGCCTCGCTGTTTGGCATGACGCTGACGCGGCTCAACCCGTCCGAACGCAAGAAGCATCATCTTGGCGAGGATGTTGAAGGGGTCGTTGTCGCGAGTGTCGAGCCGGACAGTCAGGCCGATCTCAAGGGCATCGAGCCGGGCATGGTGATTGTCGAGATGAACCAGGAAATCGTCTCTTCTCCGAACGATCTGGTCGAGCGTCTTGATCGTCTCAAGGATGCAAAAGGCAAGAGGACGGTATTGCTGCTGGTTGCCAAGCCGGATGGCGGGGAGCTGGAATTCGTCTCACTGAAATTCGATGACGCCATCACCGGGGCCGGTGACAAGCCGGTGGCTGCCGCTGGCGAGAAATGA
- a CDS encoding DUF2065 domain-containing protein: MSDFLAAVGLVFVIEGFLWAAMPRSMKRMMLEVATIPGASLRIGGVVAMVIGVLIVWLIRR, encoded by the coding sequence ATGTCAGACTTTCTAGCTGCAGTCGGGCTGGTCTTCGTGATCGAAGGCTTCTTGTGGGCGGCCATGCCCCGCAGCATGAAGCGCATGATGCTGGAAGTCGCGACCATTCCCGGTGCCAGCCTCCGGATCGGGGGCGTTGTTGCCATGGTGATCGGGGTGCTGATTGTCTGGCTTATCCGCCGCTGA
- a CDS encoding dihydrofolate reductase — protein MAQSTSPRVVFHYAVADNGVIGKDNDMPWHVSSDLKRFKAMTMGKPLIMGRRTFESIGRPLPGRSNIVVTKDAGFQKEGILVVSSIEAALAQARTIAEADGVDEIAIIGGGSIYNALWSRAERLYVTHVHAAPEGDTFLPVIDPEVWQEVSRAPKIQNQNDSAAMTFVVYERKAAPA, from the coding sequence ATGGCTCAGTCAACGTCTCCACGGGTGGTCTTTCACTATGCGGTCGCCGACAATGGCGTGATCGGCAAGGACAATGACATGCCCTGGCATGTCTCGAGTGATCTCAAGCGTTTCAAGGCCATGACCATGGGGAAGCCTCTGATTATGGGGCGTCGCACCTTCGAGTCGATCGGGCGACCGCTGCCGGGGCGCAGCAATATCGTGGTGACTAAGGACGCGGGCTTCCAGAAGGAGGGGATCCTCGTGGTCTCGTCTATCGAGGCGGCGCTGGCGCAGGCTCGCACGATTGCTGAGGCTGACGGCGTCGACGAAATTGCGATCATTGGCGGCGGCTCCATTTACAATGCCCTGTGGTCTCGCGCTGAACGCCTTTATGTCACCCATGTACATGCTGCGCCGGAAGGGGATACATTCCTGCCTGTCATTGATCCCGAGGTCTGGCAGGAGGTCTCACGCGCACCAAAGATCCAGAACCAGAATGACAGCGCAGCGATGACATTTGTGGTCTATGAACGCAAGGCAGCCCCGGCATAG
- a CDS encoding DUF4169 family protein — translation MGNVVNLRQARKAKVRAEKEKQAETNRARFGRTKAEKTKQQFEADKFERHLDGHKRDLPEYEMPSDDTLESE, via the coding sequence ATGGGCAACGTCGTGAATCTCAGGCAGGCACGCAAGGCCAAGGTTCGTGCCGAAAAGGAAAAGCAGGCCGAAACCAACCGTGCCCGCTTCGGAAGGACCAAGGCGGAAAAGACCAAACAGCAGTTTGAAGCCGACAAGTTCGAACGTCACCTCGACGGACACAAGCGGGACCTGCCAGAGTACGAAATGCCTTCCGATGACACCCTCGAGAGCGAATGA
- the hflK gene encoding FtsH protease activity modulator HflK — translation MPWNNQNGGNGGPWGGGGGGRNGGPWGQGPQNSGPNPPDLEEMIRRGQERLKKAFPGGGGTGGGSLGLKGAGLLALGALAIWMATGFYTVKEGELGVELVLGQPVAVSTSGLNYNLPYPIGRAETVNVDQIRDVTIGTKEFSNRSGSIRSQHVPEESLMLTGDENIIDVVFKVQWNIKDPQSYLFNVDNPEIAVKQVVESAMREIVGRNTMDEVQTGDRVAIQLAARELTQKMLDKYNAGINIIQVQLQGVEPPAEVIDAFRDVQTAKADKVRMQNEAQAYANKVVPEAEGQAAKILEAANAYREQTVADANGQAQRFSQILGEYEKAPVITRKRLYLETMERVLGKSDKIILDGKAGGDTGVVPYLPLNELSKKAGN, via the coding sequence ATGCCTTGGAACAATCAGAATGGTGGTAACGGTGGCCCTTGGGGGGGCGGCGGCGGTGGTCGCAATGGCGGTCCATGGGGGCAAGGCCCTCAGAATTCAGGACCCAATCCGCCAGATCTAGAGGAAATGATCCGCAGGGGACAGGAACGTCTCAAGAAAGCTTTTCCCGGCGGTGGCGGCACTGGTGGCGGCTCACTCGGGCTGAAGGGTGCAGGGCTTCTGGCACTTGGCGCACTGGCCATCTGGATGGCAACCGGCTTCTATACCGTCAAGGAAGGTGAACTGGGTGTCGAGCTGGTTCTGGGGCAGCCTGTCGCCGTGTCCACATCCGGTCTGAACTACAATCTTCCCTATCCGATCGGTCGCGCCGAGACGGTCAACGTTGACCAGATCCGTGATGTGACCATCGGGACCAAGGAATTCTCCAACCGCTCCGGCTCGATCCGCAGCCAGCATGTGCCTGAAGAAAGCCTGATGCTGACCGGTGACGAAAACATCATCGATGTGGTCTTCAAGGTGCAGTGGAACATCAAGGATCCGCAGTCCTATCTGTTCAACGTCGACAATCCTGAAATCGCGGTCAAGCAGGTCGTGGAATCGGCCATGCGTGAAATCGTCGGTCGCAATACCATGGACGAAGTGCAGACCGGCGACCGTGTGGCCATCCAGTTGGCAGCGCGTGAGCTGACCCAGAAGATGCTCGACAAGTATAACGCCGGCATCAACATCATTCAGGTCCAGTTGCAGGGCGTTGAACCGCCGGCAGAAGTTATCGATGCCTTCCGCGATGTGCAGACCGCCAAGGCGGACAAGGTGCGCATGCAGAACGAAGCGCAGGCCTATGCCAACAAGGTTGTGCCTGAGGCTGAAGGTCAGGCTGCCAAAATTCTGGAAGCGGCCAACGCCTATCGTGAACAGACCGTGGCTGACGCCAACGGTCAGGCGCAGCGCTTCTCTCAGATTCTCGGCGAATATGAAAAGGCACCTGTCATCACGCGCAAACGGCTCTATCTGGAAACAATGGAACGGGTTTTGGGTAAATCGGACAAGATCATTCTTGACGGCAAGGCAGGCGGCGACACGGGTGTCGTGCCTTATCTGCCCCTCAATGAACTTAGCAAGAAAGCGGGGAACTGA
- a CDS encoding ClpXP protease specificity-enhancing factor SspB encodes MSEDLIRYDILAQDALRGVVKTVLTEVARTGLPGEHHFYITFNTQAPGVRISPRLLEKYPDDMTIVLQHQFWDLQANDQAIEIGLSFDGIPEKLYIPYTSIITFIDPSVHFSLQFEIEMDDEDEDLDDEEGDEILTVMAPGDEAFSMPEEPSEEASGGKTASEKSKKKADSADKSKADKSKEGAEVVSLDAFRKK; translated from the coding sequence ATGAGTGAAGACCTGATCAGGTATGACATCCTTGCACAGGATGCCCTGCGTGGCGTAGTGAAAACGGTGCTGACTGAAGTGGCCCGCACAGGCCTTCCCGGCGAGCACCATTTCTACATCACCTTCAATACCCAGGCTCCCGGCGTGCGCATTTCGCCCCGTCTTCTGGAAAAATATCCCGATGACATGACCATTGTCCTGCAGCACCAGTTCTGGGACCTGCAGGCCAACGATCAGGCCATCGAAATCGGCCTGTCCTTCGATGGCATCCCTGAAAAGCTTTATATTCCCTACACCTCGATCATCACCTTCATTGACCCGAGCGTGCATTTCTCGCTGCAGTTCGAAATCGAGATGGACGACGAGGACGAGGATCTGGACGACGAGGAAGGCGATGAGATCCTGACCGTCATGGCTCCAGGTGACGAAGCCTTCTCCATGCCGGAAGAGCCGTCCGAGGAAGCATCCGGGGGTAAGACTGCGTCTGAAAAGAGCAAGAAAAAGGCCGACAGTGCCGACAAATCCAAGGCTGACAAGTCCAAGGAAGGGGCAGAGGTCGTATCTCTGGACGCGTTCCGCAAGAAATGA
- a CDS encoding protease modulator HflC: MSVKSIIGLVVAAVVAVLLYGSLFLVYPYEQAVVTQFGRIERAVREPGLYFKTPFIQSVEYLDKRARYLEQSEREVIDSGKKRLLIDSFARYRISDPIIFKRQAKFLSNFESQLNGFMEASLRDVVAEFTFKDIVRDKRDELVELIRQSVNEKTERLGVELVDYRIRRADLPKENSEAVYRQMQTERQQEANGIRADGEKLSQQIRSIADRNATVIIANANRDSEIQRGIGDAQRNAIFAAAYGKNPDFFEFYRSMKAYENSLTNGDTRLVLSPEGEFFSYFNDAGKVPMGDVQKAEKAVDAAPAPVIPTQAAPASAGATAPEAPAAN; this comes from the coding sequence ATGTCTGTTAAATCCATTATCGGTCTGGTTGTTGCCGCTGTTGTTGCCGTGCTGCTGTATGGTTCGCTTTTCCTGGTCTATCCTTATGAGCAGGCTGTCGTGACCCAGTTCGGCCGTATCGAACGGGCCGTGCGTGAGCCGGGCCTCTATTTCAAGACGCCATTCATCCAGAGCGTCGAGTATCTGGACAAACGGGCCCGCTATCTTGAGCAGTCCGAACGGGAAGTCATCGACTCTGGCAAGAAACGCCTGCTGATCGATTCCTTTGCCCGCTATCGCATCTCGGATCCGATCATCTTCAAGCGTCAGGCCAAGTTCCTGTCGAACTTCGAAAGCCAGCTGAACGGCTTCATGGAAGCCTCCCTGCGTGACGTTGTTGCCGAGTTCACCTTCAAGGACATCGTGCGCGACAAGCGCGATGAACTGGTCGAGTTAATCCGCCAGAGCGTCAACGAAAAGACCGAGCGACTCGGGGTTGAGCTGGTTGACTACCGCATTCGTCGTGCCGACCTGCCGAAGGAAAACTCCGAGGCTGTCTATCGTCAGATGCAGACGGAACGTCAGCAGGAAGCCAATGGTATCCGCGCTGACGGTGAAAAGCTGTCCCAGCAGATCCGCTCCATCGCTGATCGTAATGCGACGGTCATCATCGCCAATGCCAACCGGGATTCTGAAATCCAGCGTGGTATTGGTGACGCCCAGCGGAACGCCATCTTTGCTGCGGCCTATGGCAAGAACCCGGACTTCTTCGAGTTCTATCGGTCCATGAAGGCCTATGAAAACAGCCTTACCAATGGCGACACCCGACTGGTTCTGTCTCCTGAAGGCGAGTTCTTCAGCTACTTCAATGATGCTGGCAAGGTGCCTATGGGCGATGTGCAGAAAGCGGAAAAGGCAGTTGATGCTGCTCCGGCTCCTGTCATTCCGACCCAGGCTGCACCTGCTTCGGCTGGGGCAACTGCTCCGGAAGCTCCGGCTGCCAATTGA
- a CDS encoding ribbon-helix-helix domain-containing protein produces the protein MKKHSVTIAGHRTSISLEDEFWQGLKALADSRNKSLADIIRQIDKERGVNNLSSAIRIAVLDYYRSQIPQEGSLAFRSASQ, from the coding sequence ATGAAAAAGCATTCCGTGACCATTGCAGGCCATCGCACTTCCATTTCCCTTGAAGATGAATTCTGGCAGGGCCTCAAGGCCCTCGCTGACAGCCGCAACAAGTCTCTGGCCGACATCATCCGCCAGATCGACAAGGAACGCGGCGTCAACAACCTCTCCTCAGCCATCCGCATTGCCGTACTGGACTATTACAGGTCGCAGATCCCGCAAGAAGGCTCCCTTGCCTTCCGTTCTGCCAGCCAATAG